A genomic stretch from Pseudomonas mendocina includes:
- a CDS encoding ABC transporter substrate-binding protein, producing the protein MKNLLLASLLGSAIAMTTMAQANDVKALEQAARSEGVVNSVGMPDSWANWKDTWADLTKLYGLKHMDTDMSSAQEIAKFAAEKENATADIGDVGAAFGPIAFQQGVTQAYKPSTWDQIPSWAKDQDGHWALAYTGTIAFIVNKQLVKEAPKSWADLKTGKYKVAIGDVSAAAQAVNGVLAASIALGGDEKNIKPGLELFGEIAKQGRLSMANPTIQTLEKGEVEVGVVWDFNGLSYRDQIDPERFEVLIPSDGSVISGYTTIINKWAKNPNTAKLAREYIFSDAGQINLAKGNARPIRAEHLTLPPEVQAKLLPQEQYAKVQPIKDNAAWEATSKVLPRLWQEHVIIYMN; encoded by the coding sequence ATGAAAAACCTGCTACTGGCCTCACTGTTGGGGTCGGCCATTGCCATGACCACCATGGCGCAGGCAAACGATGTGAAAGCACTGGAACAAGCCGCACGCAGCGAGGGCGTCGTTAACAGCGTGGGCATGCCGGACAGCTGGGCTAACTGGAAAGACACCTGGGCCGACCTGACTAAGCTCTATGGCCTCAAGCACATGGATACCGATATGAGCTCGGCGCAGGAAATCGCCAAGTTCGCAGCAGAAAAAGAAAACGCTACCGCCGATATCGGTGACGTCGGTGCAGCATTTGGCCCCATCGCCTTCCAACAAGGCGTCACCCAGGCGTACAAACCCTCGACCTGGGATCAAATTCCATCATGGGCCAAAGATCAGGACGGTCATTGGGCACTGGCCTATACCGGCACCATCGCGTTTATCGTTAATAAGCAACTGGTAAAAGAGGCGCCAAAATCCTGGGCTGACCTGAAAACCGGTAAATACAAAGTCGCCATTGGCGACGTCAGCGCGGCAGCCCAGGCGGTAAACGGCGTACTGGCTGCATCCATCGCATTAGGCGGCGATGAGAAAAACATCAAACCAGGCCTGGAGCTGTTCGGCGAGATTGCCAAGCAAGGCCGCCTGTCGATGGCTAACCCCACCATCCAGACCCTTGAGAAAGGTGAAGTTGAAGTGGGTGTAGTGTGGGACTTCAACGGCTTGTCCTACCGCGATCAGATTGATCCCGAGCGCTTTGAGGTGCTGATCCCATCTGACGGCTCAGTGATTTCCGGCTACACCACCATCATCAACAAATGGGCGAAAAACCCTAACACTGCCAAGTTGGCTCGCGAGTACATCTTTAGTGACGCTGGCCAGATCAACCTGGCTAAAGGCAATGCGCGCCCAATACGCGCTGAGCATCTGACGCTACCACCTGAGGTTCAGGCCAAACTGCTGCCCCAGGAACAATACGCCAAGGTCCAGCCGATCAAGGACAACGCTGCCTGGGAAGCCACTTCCAAGGTGCTGCCACGCTTGTGGCAGGAACACGTCATCATCTACATGAACTGA
- a CDS encoding UTRA domain-containing protein, translating to MGDVEPRAALAISRALEEQIKDGLLTPGSQLPAERKLSEVFATTRITLREALGQLEAQGLIYREDRRGWFVSPPRLAYNPLVRSHFHKMVGEQGRVPATEVISAKQVPASSEVCHLLNMPGLSRVYQIRRARRVDGRLVLYVEHYLNPTYFPGILSFDLTRSLTELYEQEYDIQYGRVRFEIVPTALHSEAATALKVVRGSPALRIVRVNRDQHGRLIDCDLEFWRHDALQVSVEVPD from the coding sequence ATGGGTGATGTTGAGCCGAGAGCTGCGCTGGCAATCAGCAGAGCACTTGAAGAGCAGATAAAGGATGGTCTGCTGACACCTGGCAGCCAGTTACCGGCTGAACGTAAATTGAGCGAGGTGTTTGCAACAACACGGATTACGCTACGCGAGGCGTTGGGCCAGCTGGAGGCACAGGGGTTGATTTACCGTGAGGATCGGCGCGGCTGGTTTGTCTCTCCACCGCGTTTGGCCTACAACCCATTGGTGCGCAGTCACTTCCATAAAATGGTGGGGGAACAAGGGCGGGTACCTGCAACCGAGGTAATCAGTGCCAAGCAGGTGCCAGCCAGCTCTGAGGTTTGCCATTTATTGAACATGCCCGGACTATCCAGGGTGTACCAGATTCGCCGCGCGCGTCGGGTGGACGGGCGACTGGTACTGTATGTGGAGCATTACCTCAATCCGACGTACTTTCCCGGCATTCTGAGCTTTGATCTGACCCGTTCGCTGACTGAGCTGTACGAGCAGGAATACGATATTCAGTACGGACGGGTGCGTTTTGAGATCGTGCCGACTGCGTTACACAGTGAAGCGGCAACGGCATTGAAGGTCGTCAGAGGAAGCCCGGCACTGCGCATTGTACGTGTCAATCGCGATCAGCACGGGCGTTTGATTGATTGCGATCTGGAGTTCTGGCGCCACGACGCCCTGCAGGTGAGCGTCGAGGTGCCGGACTGA
- a CDS encoding M18 family aminopeptidase produces MRDELNLGLIEFLKSSPTPFHATATLAHRLEAAGFQHLDERSGWHTEAGGRYYVTRNDSSIIAFKLGKRPLTESGIRMVGAHTDSPCLRVKPQPELQRHGYFQIGVEVYGGALLAPWFDRDLSLAGRVTYRRDGKVESQLIDFKAPIAVIPNLAIHLNREANQGWAINAQTELPPILAQYAGSDDPADFRALLTEQLALQHAFNADAVLDYELSFYDTQSAAVIGLNGDFIAGARLDNLLSCYAGLRALLSAGDDETCLLVCTDHEEVGSCSACGADGPMLEQVLRRLIPDGEDYVRCIQRSLLVSADNAHGIHPNYADKHDQNHGPKLNAGPVIKINSNQRYATTSETAGFFRHLCLENEVPVQSFVTRSDMGCGSTIGPITSSQLGVRTVDIGLPTFAMHSIREMAGSHDLAHLVKVLSAFYASPELP; encoded by the coding sequence ATGCGCGACGAATTGAACCTGGGCCTGATCGAATTCCTCAAGTCCTCCCCAACACCCTTTCATGCAACTGCGACACTGGCACACCGCCTGGAGGCAGCCGGTTTCCAGCATCTGGATGAACGCAGCGGCTGGCACACGGAAGCCGGTGGCCGTTATTACGTAACGCGCAACGACTCATCCATCATTGCTTTCAAGCTCGGCAAGCGCCCACTGACCGAAAGCGGTATCCGCATGGTTGGCGCCCATACAGACAGCCCGTGCTTGCGAGTAAAACCGCAGCCTGAACTGCAACGCCATGGCTACTTTCAGATTGGTGTTGAGGTGTACGGTGGCGCCCTGCTCGCCCCTTGGTTTGACCGCGACCTGTCCTTGGCAGGACGCGTGACCTACCGCCGTGACGGTAAGGTTGAAAGCCAGCTGATCGACTTTAAAGCTCCGATCGCGGTAATCCCTAACCTGGCTATTCACCTCAATCGCGAGGCCAATCAAGGCTGGGCCATTAACGCCCAGACAGAACTGCCGCCAATCTTGGCTCAATATGCGGGCAGTGATGACCCGGCCGACTTCCGCGCCCTGCTCACTGAGCAACTGGCGCTCCAGCACGCCTTTAATGCGGATGCTGTGCTGGACTATGAGCTGAGCTTCTACGACACCCAAAGCGCCGCGGTGATTGGCCTTAATGGCGACTTCATTGCTGGTGCGCGCCTGGACAATCTGCTGTCCTGCTATGCAGGTCTGCGCGCCCTGCTCAGTGCTGGTGACGACGAAACCTGCTTGCTGGTTTGCACCGATCACGAAGAGGTCGGCTCCTGCTCAGCCTGTGGTGCTGACGGCCCGATGTTGGAACAAGTGCTGCGTCGCCTGATTCCAGACGGTGAAGACTATGTCCGCTGCATTCAACGTTCTCTGCTGGTCTCAGCAGACAACGCCCACGGTATCCACCCGAACTACGCAGACAAACATGATCAAAACCACGGTCCAAAGCTGAATGCGGGCCCGGTTATCAAGATCAACAGCAACCAGCGCTATGCCACGACCAGTGAAACTGCAGGTTTCTTCCGCCACCTGTGTCTGGAAAACGAAGTACCTGTACAGAGCTTCGTGACCCGCAGCGACATGGGATGCGGCTCCACCATAGGCCCGATTACGTCCAGCCAGCTTGGGGTGCGCACAGTCGATATTGGCCTGCCAACCTTCGCTATGCACTCGATTCGGGAAATGGCTGGCAGTCACGACCTCGCCCATCTGGTCAAAGTGCTCAGCGCTTTCTACGCCAGCCCTGAGCTGCCGTAA
- a CDS encoding 4'-phosphopantetheinyl transferase superfamily protein translates to MTSTALPTCCTPFSDRWPLPHPEPRLQLISTHFDKARLQPEDFERSAVPMIKAVAKRQAEFLAGRVCACEALRRLTGTGSVPASGEDRAPQWPENTLGSITHSDSYAAAVVGSRTDWQGLGIDAETLIEPQRAQRLSGEILTGSELERIQHLPAAEQARLITLTFSAKESLFKALYPQVLKRFWFHDAELLSVDNAQQFTMRLLIDLDANWVTGSVVTGQFCQMDNYLLTLIAIPR, encoded by the coding sequence ATGACTAGCACAGCCCTGCCTACCTGCTGCACCCCGTTCAGTGACCGCTGGCCATTGCCGCATCCTGAGCCGAGACTACAACTGATCAGCACTCACTTCGACAAAGCTCGCCTGCAGCCTGAAGACTTTGAGCGCAGTGCGGTGCCTATGATCAAGGCGGTAGCCAAACGCCAAGCCGAATTTCTTGCCGGGCGCGTCTGTGCTTGCGAAGCGTTACGCCGCCTGACTGGTACAGGTAGCGTCCCAGCAAGTGGTGAAGACCGCGCGCCGCAGTGGCCGGAGAATACACTGGGTTCCATTACCCACAGCGACAGCTACGCGGCAGCGGTAGTCGGCAGCCGCACAGATTGGCAAGGCCTCGGCATTGATGCCGAGACGCTGATAGAACCACAGCGGGCACAGCGGCTATCCGGGGAAATCCTTACAGGCTCGGAGCTTGAGCGAATTCAGCACCTGCCCGCGGCAGAACAAGCGCGGCTCATCACCCTGACTTTTTCAGCCAAGGAAAGCCTATTTAAAGCGCTCTATCCGCAAGTGCTTAAACGCTTCTGGTTCCATGATGCCGAACTGTTATCGGTGGACAATGCCCAGCAATTCACTATGCGCTTGTTGATTGATCTCGATGCAAACTGGGTAACTGGGAGTGTTGTTACTGGGCAGTTCTGCCAAATGGACAATTATTTGCTGACTCTCATCGCCATACCGCGCTGA
- a CDS encoding MFS transporter, which translates to MSSEVSSHLLRGTAAYRRATLALFCAGFATFALLYCVQPLLPLMAEHFSVSAAGSSLALSFTTLTLAFCLLISGALAESWGRKPVMVAALGLASVLGIATALVDSWSHLLWLRALLGLALSGLPALAMAYVGEEFDPESLPAAMGLYIGGTALGGLLGRLIAGLLSDIGGWQLALGGVASMGLLALALFVWLLPPSRHFTAQSLSLRGLSANFAGHLRDPNLRRLFWLAFLLMGGFVALFNYVGFRLAGAPFNLSSTLIGLLFTVYLVGIFSAGWAGKLVPRFGARRVLLSSIGIMLLGVGFCAAPWLSMAVAGLALFTLGFFAAHAVASGQVGQQAKSAKAQASALYLFAYYLGSSLIGYGAGYIWEHAGWLPMLGVLALVFVAAGIKARNV; encoded by the coding sequence ATGTCCTCTGAAGTTTCTTCCCATCTGTTACGCGGCACCGCCGCTTATCGCCGTGCAACCCTGGCGTTGTTCTGTGCCGGTTTCGCTACCTTCGCATTGCTGTATTGCGTACAGCCATTGCTGCCACTTATGGCTGAGCACTTTTCAGTCTCGGCGGCTGGCAGCAGTCTGGCGCTGTCATTTACTACCCTGACGTTGGCGTTTTGCCTGTTGATTTCGGGGGCGCTTGCTGAGAGTTGGGGACGTAAACCTGTAATGGTGGCGGCACTGGGGTTGGCGTCGGTACTGGGGATTGCCACCGCATTGGTGGACAGCTGGAGCCATTTGCTGTGGCTGCGCGCATTGTTAGGGCTGGCATTGAGCGGTTTACCGGCGCTGGCAATGGCCTATGTGGGGGAAGAGTTTGACCCTGAATCACTGCCTGCTGCCATGGGCCTTTATATCGGCGGCACAGCACTGGGCGGCTTGTTGGGGCGACTGATTGCTGGCCTGCTCAGTGATATTGGTGGCTGGCAACTGGCCTTAGGTGGTGTCGCTAGCATGGGGCTACTGGCCCTGGCGTTGTTTGTCTGGCTTTTGCCGCCATCCCGTCACTTCACCGCTCAGTCACTGTCTCTGCGTGGCCTATCGGCAAACTTCGCCGGGCATTTGCGTGACCCGAATCTACGCCGATTGTTCTGGCTGGCATTCCTGTTAATGGGCGGCTTTGTGGCGCTGTTCAACTATGTCGGTTTCCGGTTGGCCGGTGCGCCGTTCAACTTGTCTTCGACGTTGATAGGTCTGCTGTTCACGGTCTATCTCGTGGGGATTTTCAGTGCTGGGTGGGCAGGCAAATTAGTGCCGCGCTTTGGCGCCAGGCGCGTACTGCTTTCAAGTATCGGAATAATGCTGCTAGGCGTTGGCTTTTGCGCTGCGCCATGGCTGAGCATGGCAGTTGCGGGTTTGGCTTTGTTTACTCTGGGGTTCTTTGCCGCCCATGCTGTAGCCAGCGGGCAGGTCGGTCAGCAAGCCAAAAGTGCTAAAGCACAGGCATCAGCGCTGTATCTGTTCGCCTACTACTTGGGTTCCAGCCTTATTGGCTATGGGGCCGGTTACATCTGGGAGCATGCCGGTTGGTTGCCGATGCTGGGCGTTCTGGCATTGGTGTTTGTGGCAGCAGGGATAAAAGCGCGTAACGTGTAG
- a CDS encoding response regulator — MKLLVVEDEALLRHHLYTRLGEQGHVVDAVADAEEALYRSREYNHDLAVIDLGLPGMSGLDLIRQLRSQDKTFPILILTARGNWQDKVEGLAAGADDYVVKPFQFEELEARLNALLRRASGFTQATISAGPLVLDLNRKQALLAEQNLALTAYEYRILEYLMRHQQQVVAKERLIEQLYPDDEERDPNVIEVLVGRLRRKLEGYQGFKPIETVRGQGYLFNERCR, encoded by the coding sequence ATGAAACTGTTGGTGGTGGAGGACGAGGCACTGTTGCGTCATCACCTCTACACCCGCTTGGGTGAACAAGGGCATGTGGTTGATGCAGTTGCCGATGCTGAAGAAGCGCTGTATCGCAGTCGTGAATACAACCACGATCTGGCTGTCATTGACCTCGGCTTGCCGGGCATGAGCGGGCTGGATCTCATTCGTCAGCTACGCAGCCAAGACAAGACGTTTCCGATCCTGATTCTGACTGCCCGGGGTAACTGGCAAGACAAAGTTGAAGGCCTTGCCGCCGGCGCGGATGACTATGTGGTTAAGCCTTTTCAGTTTGAAGAGCTGGAAGCACGCCTGAATGCATTGTTACGCCGGGCCTCGGGTTTTACCCAGGCAACGATTTCAGCGGGCCCATTGGTGTTGGACCTGAATCGTAAGCAGGCACTCTTGGCTGAGCAGAATCTGGCGTTGACGGCATACGAATACCGAATACTTGAGTACCTCATGCGCCATCAGCAGCAAGTGGTAGCCAAGGAACGGCTGATCGAACAGTTGTATCCGGATGATGAGGAACGCGACCCCAACGTCATTGAAGTATTGGTAGGCCGCTTGCGCCGAAAGCTCGAGGGGTATCAGGGCTTCAAACCCATTGAGACCGTGCGTGGACAAGGCTATTTGTTCAATGAGCGTTGCCGGTGA